The region TCATTCTATTATTGGAGATCTCTTGTCGAATGACCCTAACCGTGAAATAGTAGGACAGAAATAACCGCATAATATTTTATTAAGTGTAGAAACAAGGCTATGATTAATATTACCGATTTTTCAGAAAAGACTCTTTTTTTGAGAAGAGTAAGAAATTTGACGAAAAGTGTTGCCTTATGTCAAATTTCTATGATATTATAATTTTCGTTGTCACAATAAAAACAAATAGATTACAAAAATGACAGTCTTCAAGACGTTCCTATATAAAAGGCCCGTTGGTCAAGCGGTTAAGACACCGCCCTTTCACGGCGGTAACACGGGTTCGAATCCCGTACGGGTCACCACTTATTTTTGCTAACGCATAATAATGAAATTTATTTTGCTTCGCAAAAAAATTGGTCCGGTAGTTCAGTTGGTTAGAATGCCTGCCTGTCACGCAGGAGGTCGCGGGTTCGAGTCCCGTCCGGACCGCCACTTTTTCACAAAGTAAAAGCAAGTACCATTAAAGATTGAAAGGTTTAGGATAGGCAAGAAGTTCGAGGAAGCGAACGAGCGAAAGCCGGAGCGTGCTTAAGGCACGTGAGGACTTGAGTGAGTGAAGCTGACAAAGAAATTCGCCGCCTAGCGTAAACCGTAAACCATTATGGCTCGGTAGCTCAGTCGGTAGAGCAATGGACTGAAAATCCATGTGTCGGCGGTTCGATTCCGTCCCGAGCCATCACCAAAAAGCACTGCGATGACCACGACTCTCGCAGTGCTTTTTTATTTTGTCATAAATTTGTAATGTTTCGAACCAAGCTGATCTGTTATAAAAGGGAGATATAGTAGGTTAAAGTACCTATTCATTAGTGTTATCCCTGTTCATGGCGGCGTCGGATGATACCTTTTAAAGATGAGAATCGTGTCATAAAATGTCAGTATTTATACAATTATATTACAATATGACGACGAAGGACCTATTGATTTTAAATTGTGTTAGAGTATAGAAGTGTCAAATTGTGAGAATATTTACTTTTAGGCAAGAAGTACCAAATGTTTGTTTGTCGACTTGTGTTGCCTTGTTTTAGGGAGGAAAAGCAATGAATTGGAGACAGAAATTGTCTAACGTATCATCCAATTTTCCAAAACTGAATATAAACTTATCTACTAATCTTATAAAAAAAGCTGCCATTACGGCACTTGTCGTTTCTGCCTTCTCCATTCACTCGGTGTCTGCCAACGATGACAAATCTGAGTTGGATAAGGTGTACCATGTATATATTAAAGATCAATACATAGGAACAGTATCAGATAAGTCCATCATTGAAAAAATCATAGATGAAAAAGAAAAAATCGGCGAGAATGAGTTTTCCAACTATAAAATCGAAGTTGGAGATGATTTAAAATTCATACCGGAGCAAGTATTCCAATCCACGGCAAACGATGATGCGGCAGTTCAAAAGGTAAGAAGCCAATTGGATGTTGAAGCAGATGCTACGGCCATTTCGATTGACGGTAAACCTGCTGTGTATGTAAAGGATCATGATGCAGCAGAACAGGTCATGAAAAAGCTTGAACTTTCATATGCCACTCAAGATGAACTAGATCAATATGAAGCGAATAAAGATTCTATTGATTCTTTACCCCCATTGAAGGATGATGAAACACGTTTAGTGGATATGAGTCTGAAAGAACATATTTCAACTGATGAGACGTCCGTTGAACCAGGAAAGATTTTAACGGCTGACGAGGCTGTGAAATATCTTCAAAAAGGAACGCTGGAAGAGAAGAAATATAAGGTTGAAGAAGGGGATGTACTTGGCGGGATTGCTTCTGCACACAACCTTACATCCGACCAATTGATCAACCTGAACCCAGGCCTCAAAGAAGATTCGGTTCTTCACATCGGCGAGGAGTTGAATGTAACCGTACATGAACCGCTTCTGCACGTCATCATGAAAAGGGAAGTTCATAAGGTCGAGTCCGTTCCTTTCGAAAAAGAGGTTGTGGAAGACGATTCCATGTATAAAGGTGATACAAAAGTCATCCAAGAAGGTGAAGATGGAAAGAGTGCGTTCACATACACCATCGCTGAAGAAAATGGCAGGAGAATCATGAAAGACGTCAAAGATGAAAAAGTGATGAAAAAACCTGTCAAATATATCGTCCATAAAGGGACGAAAGTAGTGCCTTCCCGTGGTACCGGCAAGTTTGCATGGCCAGCGGTAGGCGGCTACATCTCAAGTAAAATGGGAATGCGCTGGGGCAAGATGCATAAGGGAATCGACATTGCTAGACCAAGCGACCGTACGATCAAGGCTGCAGACAATGGGGTTGTCGTTTCTGCAGGGAACAGCCATGACGGCTACGGAAATAAAGTCGTCATCAATCATAAAAACGGTTATCAAACCCTTTATGCTCATATGAACTCCCTTTCTGTAAGCTCAGGGGAAACAGTTCCTAAAGGTACAAAAATCGGAGTAATGGGCCAAACAGGAGATGCAACGGGCGTTCATTTACATTTCGAGGTACGCCACAATGGCAAATTGATCGACCCATTGACTAAAATTCATAAATAAAGTAAGAGGCTGTCCAATGAACAGAGTGCCTGGCACTATTGGGGCAGCCTCATTTTTTCTATATTCGACGAGTTTCGATGAATTATTTCCCCGGAAAAAATGTGATCAATGAGTGAAAAGATGATTTCAAAGCAAGAAAATGATAAATTAAAGGGGAAAGGTCAAAATTAAGAAATAACCGCAAATATTCGATAGATGACTGAATAATAAAGGAGATCTAATATGATGGATAAAAAAATATTAGTTGTTGATGATGAAAAGCCGATTGCAGATATTCTGCAGTTCAATTTAAAAAAGGAAGGCTATGAAGTTTACTGTGCCTATGATGGCGATGAAGCGGTGAAGATGGCAGAGGAATTTAAGCCTGATTTAATCTTGCTCGATATCATGCTTCCGAACCGCGATGGGATGGAAGTTTGCCGTGAAGTCCGCAAAAAATATGAAATGCCGATTATTATGCTGACAGCCAAAGATTCTGAGATCGATAAAGTATTGGGGTTGGAGCTCGGTGCGGATGACTATGTAACGAAGCCATTCAGTACACGCGAATTGATTGCACGTGTAAAGGCAAACCTCAGAAGGCATCAACACATTGCGAACCAGGTGGATGAAGAGGATGAAAACAATGAAATTGCCATCGGATCTCTTACGATTCATCCAGATGCTTATGTCGTTTCGAAACGCGGGGAGACGATTGAGTTGACCCATCGTGAATTCGAGCTCCTTCATTATTTGGCGAAACATATCGGACAAGTCATGACCAGGGAACACCTCCTTCAGACCGTGTGGGGATATGATTATTATGGCGATGTTCGGACAGTCGATGTAACGGTCAGAAGGCTCAGAGAAAAAATTGAAGATAATCCAAGTCATCCAACTTGGATTGTGACACGCCGAGGAGTAGGTTATTACCTGCGCAATCCAGAACAGGAGTAATCAATGAGAAAAGTAGGTTTTTTTCGTTCCATCCATTTAAAGTTCGTCTTGATCTATATGCTTCTGATTCTAATAGCGATGCAGATCATCGGTGTATATTTTGTGAATCGACTCGAGGCTAATCTAAAGAGCAACTTTACAAAGTCCCTTTATGAACGGACGGATCTGTTGAAATTCCTGACAAAAGAAGAGATTATCAAGCAGCGTGAAGATGAGGATCCTACGCAGAAGGAAGCAATCCGAAAAGTTCTGCAGGATTTTGTTGCTTCTGATATTTCTGAAGTGCGGGTCATTGACAGCAAAAAGGAAATCATCGGGACATCTGATCCGAATAACCAAGGAATTGTCGGACAGAGAACGACGGAAGGTTCTGTCAAACGTGTGCTTGCCATCGGATCGCAAGAATCTCATCCGTATGTAGAAAATGGACATCGAATATGGATCCTCACGTCACCCATAAAGAATAATAATGAGGTCATCGGCGCCATCTACTTAATTGCCAAGATGGATACGGTCTATACACAAATGAATGAGATCAACAGCATTTTTACCACCGGGACCGCGATCGCTTTGGCCATCACCGCCGTCCTCGGGGTCCTTCTCGCTCAGACGATTACGAGGCCGATTTCCGACATGCGGAAACAGGCATTGGCAATGGCAAAAGGGAATTTTTCAAGGAAGGTTAAAGTGTACGGATATGATGAAATTGGACAGCTGGCACTGACCTTTAATAATTTGACTAAAAAGCTTCAGGAAGCACAGGCAACGACTGAAGGGGAGCGAAGGAAACTGTCCTCTGTTCTGTCTTATATGACGGACGGCGTCATCGCCACGGATCGAAAAGGAAGGGTCATTCTTATCAATGACCCCGCTGCGAAATTATTGAATGTTTCACGTGAAACAGTCCTCTCCCAGCCGATCATTTCGCTGCTCGGCCTGGAAGAGGACTATACGTTTGATGATTTATTGGTTGAACAGAATTCGGTTATCTTGGATTTCAGCACTTATGATAAACATTATATTTTACGGGCGAATTTTTCTGTTATCCAAAAGGAAACAGGTTTCGTCAATGGGTTGATCACCGTCCTGCATGATATTACCGAGCAGGAAAAAATCGATATGGAGCGGCGGGAGTTCGTGGCAAATGTATCGCATGAATTGAGGACGCCTTTGACCACCATGAGAAGCTATTTGGAGGCACTGGCAGAGGGAGCATGGCAGGATGATGAAATTGCTCCACAGTTCCTGCATGTGACGCAAAATGAAACGGAAAGAATGATTCGTCTTGTCAACGACCTCCTCCAATTATCACGATTGGACAGCAAGGATTATCGATTGAACAAGGATTGGGTCAATTTCGTTGAATTTTTCCAACGAATCATTGACCGTTTTGAAATGACGATCAGTCAGAATATCACGTTTTCACGGACGTTCCCTAAAAAGGAAATCTATGTGGAAATTGATACGGACAAGCTGACGCAGGTCCTTGATAATATCATTTCAAATGCATTGAAATACTCCCCACAAGGCGGCGAAATCACTTTCTCTGTCAAGGAGAAGAATGAATTCATTGAAGTCAGCATTTCTGATCAAGGAATGGGGATCCCGAAGGATAACCTTGAAAAAGTATTTGATCGCTTTTACCGCGTCGATAAAGCCCGTTCCCGCCAAATGGGCGGCACTGGTCTTGGATTGGCCATAGCCAAAGAAATGATTGAAGCACATTGTGGTCGCATTTGGGCAACGAGTATTGAAGGAAAGGGCACAACCATTTACTTCACCTTGCCTTACGACCCTTCTCAAGAGGATGATTGGTCATGAGGTATGAAACAATAAAATCGATATTGTTGACAGGATTGGTGTTGACGAGCATCATCGTGACGTGGAATCTTTGGACATACCAGCCTGATGTGGAGCTGAAGCCAAATGACATTGTCGGGAAGACGAATATCAGCGATAAAGTAGGGGTGGAAAGCCTGGTTAAACCGATCAGGATCCTATTTCATCAAGATAATACCCATTATGGGACATTCAACAACAAAGAGATGGATGCGGTTATCAATGAAATGAAGAAATGGACGTTCTATGATTTTCGCAATATCACTTCTACGATTTCACGGCAGGAATTCGAGAGCATTCAGCACTCAAATGGAAGGGCGGAAATTGATTACCCTGATGAAGTGCCGGTTTCATTATATAAAAGCATCTTGAATTTCGAAGAAGCGAAAATCCCGGCTGTCGATTTCAATAAAATTATCATCAATTACAGCAATGCTTCTAAAAATCCTGTTGTATACTTTCTCAGCGGAAGCGGGAATAGTTACAAAGTTTACGAATGCACCATCCGTTCCAATTATCTGCAAGCATTTAAAACAGAGTTTGTCGATAGTGCATCGAAAAAATATTATGAATATTTGTCTGAACAAATAAATGACCAAGATTATATTTATTTACCAAAGGGTCATGTGAAGATTCCTAAATATCGTTACTATATGAGCGTCAGCGATTCGGACATCTCTAAATTTAAAAATGCCCTTTTCAGTGATCCGAGTGCAGTTAAGAAAACGCAATTGAATAATACGGATGAATATACAGAAGGCTTTAGTTTAATGCGTGTGTATAAAACTCTCAATGAATTAAACTACGTCAATCCGGGAATTGAAACAAACATTTCTGACAACCCCAATGAGCTGATTCGCAAAAGCATTGACTTTGTCAATGAACATGCAGGCTGGACGGATACGTATGAGTACTTCAGTATGAATCCCGAACAAAGCAAAGTGTCTTATATTTTAATTAAAAATGGCATTCCGGTTTTCAATGAGGATGGAATGTCAGAAATCGTTCAATATTGGGGAAAAGATGAAATCAATAAATACATCCGCCCATATTTCTCTTTGGATGTCCCATTGCCATTTGAGGAGCATGATGTGGAGCTGCCGAATGGAACTCAGGTGCTGCAATATTTACAATCCAATCCGGATATTAAACCAGAATTGCTCCAAGGCTTTATGATTGGCTATAAGCTGTCAATCGATCCTCAGTCCCCGAAGCAAGTAATTCTGAATCCGTCGTGGTATTACCTTGACAGCGGGAATTGGATTCGGTTATCACTGGATGAAGTAGGAGGATCAAAAGGTGGATTGGAATAAAACGAAAACAATTTTCATCATTGTCTTTTTAGTCCTTGATGTATTCCTATTATCTCAATTAATCAAGAAGAACACCGCCAGCAAGGCACCTTTAAAAAGAGATGCTTCCATTGAAGAACAGTTAAAAGCTGCCGGCATTCATTATGAGCCGATCCAGGATGACAAGGAGAAAAATAAACAATACCTGCTTTACGCCAAAACGAAGAATTTTACTGAAGAAGAAGTATCCAAGCTCGAGAATCAAGATGTAAAAATCGAGGGTAAAACAAAACTAAGGGCTACACTCGATAAGCCATTTAAATTAGGGGCTCAATTCGAGCCCGACGTATTGGATACGTTTGTGAAAAGTAATATATTAAATGGTGCGAAGTATCATTTTTGGCGGTATGATAAGGATTTGAAACAGATTACCTACTCCCAGCAGTATAAGGATAATCAAATCTTTGAAAATGTAAACGGGCAGTTGACCCTTTATTTGGATGACGACAATGAAGTGATTGGATACGAGCAAACGATGCTCGATTCCATCGATGAGTATAATAAAGAGCAGATCATCACTGGCTTCCAGGCGATCATCACCTTGTTCAACAAAGGGATGATCAAGCCCGACAGCAATATCAAGAAGCCTGAACTGGGGTATTATACATTGGTGCAGAACGCTGAATCACAGGTGCTGACGCCTACTTGGCACCTCATTGTCGAAAACGGGGATAAGAAGGAAAACATGTTTGTCAATGCATTTGAAGGCTCTGTCATCACGACAGAAAAGAAATTGGAGTGAAGAATAACATGTCTATGCATTTTAGTGTACTGGCGAGCGGTAGTACAGGAAATGCGATTTTTGTTGAAACAGAGAGCCACTCATTTTTAGTGGACGCGGGTTTAAGCGGGAAGCAGATGGAATTGCTTTTTCAACAAATCGATCGTAAAGTGGAAAATTTGAGCGGAATCCTTGTGACGCATGAACATAGCGACCATATTAAAGGAATCGGTGTTTTGGCAAGGAAGTACAAGCTTCCGATCTATGCAAATGAAAAAACGTGGAACGCAATGAATCCACTCATCGGTGAAGTGGCAACGGACCAAAAATTCCTCTTCGATATGGAAACAGTCAAGACATTCGGGTCTTTGGACATTGAATCATTCGGTGTTTCCCATGACGCGGCAGAGCCAATGTTTTATGTTTTCCATCAAGGCGAGAAAAAGCTAGTGCTCATAACAGATACGGGATATGTGAGCGATCGGATGAGAGGGACCATTTCAAACGCGGATGCATATGTATTCGAAAGCAATCACGATGTTCAGATGCTCAGGATGGGAAGATACCCTTGGAATATCAAACGCCGCATTTTAAGCGATGTCGGGCATGTTTCCAACGAGGATGCTGCCATAGCCATGAGTGAAGTAGCCGGTGACCGTACGAAAAGGTTTTACCTCGCTCATCTCAGCATGGACAACAACATGAAGGATCTGGCAAGGATGAGTGTGACGCAGACGCTTAAAAATAAAGGAATGGTCGTCGGAGAACAATTTGAGCTCTATGATACAGACCCGAAAATACCTACTCCTTTAGTCGCGATCTAAAAGGGAAGGCTCTTTTCTCAAAGATTGTTGTTTTTAACAGTTTTTCTTTCAAATAACTCATCATATGTTGTTGATTGGAGCGGAAGGTGCGAGACTCCGGAGGGATCAGCGGGCCAGGGGAGACCCCGCAGCGGAAATCAGCCTTACACAAGCATTAATGAATAGCAACAAACTTTACGAAAAGAGTGAAACGGAAAAATAGGTTTAAATTTAAATTTTATATGGAAAATAAGGAATGAAAGCAAAATTCTGCTGCGGCGTTTTTTGTATTTTCATTCCTTTTTTAGTAGATTAAGAGCCGTTTCTTAATTGATTTTAATAAAATTTTAATAGTTGCTGACTATAATGTATAACAAAGAGACAAAATAATACTTATTAGGAAATACAGAAAGGATTGGTGAACGAGTGGGATACTATGATCAAGATAGTGAAAATCGCTATAAAGAAAAGCAAAAAGGGAATAAAGGCGGGATCTTTCTAGCAAGCCTCGTCGGTGTCATTCTCGGAGCGATCCTCATATTGGTGGCATTGCCGAAACTGGCAGATGTCGGCGTACTCCCATATAATATCCAACCAGACGAACAACTCAGCCAGACAGATAAAGCATTTCATGGGAAACAAGAAAACGTATCACTGAACGTGACGACGGATGTGACGAAAGCCGTGAAAAAAGCAAGTCCTGCCGTGGTAGGGATCACGAATCTTCAAACGACGGACTTCTGGTCGCAGGAAGACCAGCCGGCTTCAACAGGATCCGGTGTCATCTATAAGAAAGAGGGCGGCAAAGCCTATATCGTAACCAACAACCATGTCGTGGAAGGTGCGGATCAATTGGAAGTCACCCTTACCGATGGTTCGAAGGAAAAGGCCAAGCTTCGCGGCGCCGATCCATTCACGGATTTAGCCGTCGTTGAAATCGATGGAAGCAAAGTGAAACAAGTAGCAGAATTCGGAAATTCAGACGCATTGAAGCCAGGCGAACCAGTCATGGCGATCGGGAACCCGCTGGGCGAGCAATTTGCCAGTTCCGTAACCCAAGGAATCATTTCAGGTTTGGAAAGAACGATCCCGGTCGATGTCAATAAAGATGGACAGCCTGATTGGCAGGCACAGGTCCTGCAAACGGATGCTGCCATCAACCCAGGAAACTCAGGCGGTGCACTGGTGAACATTGATGGACAAGTCGTCGGGATCAACTCCATGAAAATCGCCCAAACGGCGGTTGAAGGAATCGGTCTTTCCATTCCGATCAACTATGCAAAGCCGATCATTAGCGACCTTGAGAAATATGGCAAGCTAAAACGACCTGCCATGGGCGTCGGACTTCGCGATGTCAGCGAAATACCTGCCTACCATCAGCAAGAAACATTGAAGCTGCCAAAAGATGTGAAAGACGGAGTCGTCGTTGTGAAAGTCTATCCGAATACACCTGCCGACCAAGCAGGATTGAAAGAACTCGATGTCATCACAGAACTTGATGGAAAACCGGTCAAGAACATCCTAGAGCTCAGAAAGTACTTGTATGACCACAAGAAAATAGGCGATCAAATGAAGGTTACGTATTATCGCGGCGGAAAGAAAGAAGAAACGACGATTAAGCTTACGGGTGAATCGCAGCTATAATGTGGATAACTAAATGCAGGAGGGGATAAGTCCCTTTCCTGCATTTTCTTTTAGTGTTAATATAATCTGTGGATAATTAATCATTTGTATAAGTGAATGATAAAGACTATAACAGGGCGTAAATAGCACTGATGCAACCAAAGTCTTGTATAAAAATGACTAGCTGAAAAATAAGATAAGGATGGGATTCAGAATGATTTATTGCTGCAAAGAACACGTGGAAATTGCCTTGGACACCATCGTGGATGAGTATGAAACAGCCCCAGTGATGAAGGAGCTTTCCGAGGAAGAAAAGTTATCCACAGGGTGTGAATATTGTGAAAATAAAGCTGCATATCTTGTGGCGAACTAATATTCGGCCACCATATGTGGATTAACAATGTGGATATGTGGATAAATTATGTGGATATCTTGTTTGTAAATTGTTTGTAAAGTGAGGATGAGCTGTGAATATCTCGATCGTTACCGTCGGCAAGTTGAAAGAAAAATATTTGAAGCAAGGAATTGCTGAATACGTCAAACGTTTGTCTGCCTATGCAAAAATGGACGTCATCGAAGTTCCAGATGAAAAAGCACCGGAAGAATTAAGCGCTGTCGAAATGGAACAGGTGAAGCAGAAGGAAGGAGAGCGGATCCTGGCAAAAATCAATCTGGATGCACATGTCATCGCGCTCGCCATCGAAGGCAAAATGCGCTCCTCCGAAGAACTGGCCGACACACTGGACAAGCTCGCCACCTACGGCAAAAGCAAAGTCGCCTTCGTCATCGGCGGCTCGCTCGGACTATCCGATGACGTCATGAAAAGGGCGAACGAAACCCTGTCTTTTTCAAAGATGACCTTCCCGCACCAGCTGATGAGGCTGATCCTGGTTGAGCAAGTGTATCGGGCTTTTCGGATTAATCGGGGGGAACCGTACCACAAATAGTGGTAAAGCAAAAAGTTGAAATTAGACTTGATAAAGAATGGTTAGATAAGTTAAATATTTAACTTATTAAAGTTTCTTTGAGTATGAAGTGAATTTTTTTAGTATAGAATGCTTTATATAGTACAAGACAGGGCAATCTGTCTTGTTTGTTTTGCTATTTGATATTAAGTTACAAAGTACAGACTTTTTGCTATTATTAAGTAAATAATTGTTAAGAAAAGGGTGGTGAAATATTTGGCTAACGAACTTTTTTTAGAACTTGAAGATTTAGAAAATGAAGACAACAAAAACTTATTAAGCCCCAATAAGTATGATTTTAGCGAATTAACACAAATATACCCTGAAGCAAATATCAAAGTTGAAAGAGAACAATATCCAATCTTTCAACTAAAAAGAAAGTATGATCGTGAACAAATTATTTTAGATCCTGATTTCCAAAGAGAAGAAGTATGGGACAATAGGCAAAAATCAGAACTAATTGAATCAGTCTTAATGGGAATTCCATTACCAATTTTTTATTTGAACGAAACAAAAGATGGTCAGTTAGTAGTAGTTGATGGAAGACAAAGGCTTACTACTTTTTTTTCTTTCTTAAATAATGATTTTAAATTAACAAAGTTAAGAATTCTACCTTATCTTAATGGCCAATTCTTTGAGGATTTAGATGAAATGTTACAGGCTAATTTAGAGGACTTCCAATTAATAGCACAGGTTATTAAACCTCCAACTCCAGATAGAATTAAATTTGATATATTTGACCGAGTGAACAGGGGTGGCACTCCTTTAAATAATCAAGAAATGAGAAATGCCTTATATCAAGGAAGGTCAACAAAGTTATTAGATAGAATTTCTAAATCAAAGATATTTAAGAAAGTAACATGTAATTCAATTAATTCTACAAGAATGAAGGATAAGTATTTAATTCTAAGAACAATATCTTTTTACCTATGGAAAAAAGGACAGTTACTCGATGCTAATGGCGTACAAATAGAATATAAAAAAGACATAGATGAATTTTTAGGATTGGCAATGGAATTTTTAAATTCATTAAATGATAGTAGTATTGAGCAATTAGAAAGTATATTTTACAAAACGATGGAAAACAATTACATAATTTTTGGAGAAGAATCATTTAGACGTCTTTCTGATGGGGATAGAAAAAAACCAATTAATATGATTTTATTTGAATCGTTCGGATACTTATTTACTCACTTTGAAAGTGAGGTATGTCAAAGCCATAGAGTATTAATTAGAAGAATGTGCGATCGATTATTACAAAAACAAGAATTAAATCGGTTATTAACTCTTGATAGAGGAAGAGGTATTGTGATTCCCGAGGTATTTAAACTTTTTGAATCACTTAAAGAGGAGATACAACATGCTATCAAAAATTAAAGTAAAAAACTTAAAGTGTTTTGATGAAAGTACAATAGAACTCCGTAATTTTAACCTATTGGCAGGGATGAACTCAGCAGGTAAATCAACATTCATACAGTCTATTCTTTTATCTATACAAAATATATCTAGCGAAGGAAAAAATCCTCTAAATGGAAATCTAATATCGTTAGGTGAATTCTCAGAAGTAAGGAATTTTGTTAAAAATGCAAAAAACTTTTCAATTACCTTATATAGTGAATTAAATAACTCTTTAGAACTTTATTTTGAAGAGGAAAATGATCAACTATCTTTAACTATAGATAATCGCAGTGAAGAATTGGTTGAGTTTTTTCACCAAAAAAATAAAAGAATACGATACCTATCATCAAAGAGAATAGGTTCACAAGATTTGTATTCGAATAATTATGATAATTTCAATGAAATAGGGATTTTCGGTGAGTATGCAATAGATTATTATGAGAGTAATAAAACGTCCCCTATTGAAATATTATTAATTAAAGATAAAAATATTGGTTCTACATTAGAACATCAATTAAATTATTGGTTAAAGTATATTATGAATAGTGAATTATCAACTGAAGATATTCATGGTACGGACCTTGTAAGAGCACAGTTTTCATATGTAAACAACCGCTTTGTAAGACCTAAAAATATTGGTTCAGGT is a window of Falsibacillus albus DNA encoding:
- the rlmH gene encoding 23S rRNA (pseudouridine(1915)-N(3))-methyltransferase RlmH; this translates as MNISIVTVGKLKEKYLKQGIAEYVKRLSAYAKMDVIEVPDEKAPEELSAVEMEQVKQKEGERILAKINLDAHVIALAIEGKMRSSEELADTLDKLATYGKSKVAFVIGGSLGLSDDVMKRANETLSFSKMTFPHQLMRLILVEQVYRAFRINRGEPYHK
- a CDS encoding DUF262 domain-containing protein is translated as MANELFLELEDLENEDNKNLLSPNKYDFSELTQIYPEANIKVEREQYPIFQLKRKYDREQIILDPDFQREEVWDNRQKSELIESVLMGIPLPIFYLNETKDGQLVVVDGRQRLTTFFSFLNNDFKLTKLRILPYLNGQFFEDLDEMLQANLEDFQLIAQVIKPPTPDRIKFDIFDRVNRGGTPLNNQEMRNALYQGRSTKLLDRISKSKIFKKVTCNSINSTRMKDKYLILRTISFYLWKKGQLLDANGVQIEYKKDIDEFLGLAMEFLNSLNDSSIEQLESIFYKTMENNYIIFGEESFRRLSDGDRKKPINMILFESFGYLFTHFESEVCQSHRVLIRRMCDRLLQKQELNRLLTLDRGRGIVIPEVFKLFESLKEEIQHAIKN
- a CDS encoding DUF3696 domain-containing protein; protein product: MLSKIKVKNLKCFDESTIELRNFNLLAGMNSAGKSTFIQSILLSIQNISSEGKNPLNGNLISLGEFSEVRNFVKNAKNFSITLYSELNNSLELYFEEENDQLSLTIDNRSEELVEFFHQKNKRIRYLSSKRIGSQDLYSNNYDNFNEIGIFGEYAIDYYESNKTSPIEILLIKDKNIGSTLEHQLNYWLKYIMNSELSTEDIHGTDLVRAQFSYVNNRFVRPKNIGSGLSYIISILISGLASKVGDLNIIENPEIHLHPRAQSKLTEFLTFIADKGVKFIIETHSDHIFNGMRKAINKKVISTESLNTYFFAIDDKTLCSNPKLIKFDNNGNVENHEAGLFDQFDDDLDELLGL